The following are encoded in a window of Brevibacillus ruminantium genomic DNA:
- a CDS encoding superoxide dismutase, whose product MAHQLPELPYAHNALEPHIDTQTMEIHHGRHHATYVNNLNAALEAHADLQSKSVEELISNLDALPEGIRTAVRNNGGGHANHTLFWEILSPNGGGEPTGALADAINSAFGSFDNFKAEFAKAATTRFGSGWAWLIVDGGKVAITSTPNQDSPIMEGKTPILGLDVWEHAYYLKYQNKRPDYIGAFWNVVNWDEVSKRYEAAR is encoded by the coding sequence ATGGCACATCAACTTCCTGAATTGCCATACGCGCACAACGCGTTGGAGCCACACATCGATACTCAAACCATGGAGATCCACCACGGGCGTCACCATGCTACCTATGTAAACAATCTGAATGCAGCTCTGGAAGCTCATGCTGACCTGCAATCCAAATCCGTAGAAGAACTGATCAGCAATCTGGACGCACTTCCAGAAGGCATCCGTACCGCAGTTCGCAACAACGGCGGCGGTCATGCCAACCATACTCTGTTCTGGGAAATCCTCAGCCCGAATGGCGGCGGAGAGCCAACAGGCGCACTGGCGGATGCGATCAACTCCGCTTTCGGCAGCTTTGACAACTTTAAAGCTGAGTTTGCCAAAGCGGCAACCACTCGTTTTGGTTCCGGTTGGGCTTGGCTGATCGTGGATGGCGGCAAAGTGGCCATCACTTCTACTCCTAACCAAGACAGCCCGATCATGGAAGGAAAAACTCCGATCCTGGGTCTGGACGTATGGGAGCACGCATACTACCTGAAATATCAAAACAAACGCCCTGACTACATCGGCGCGTTCTGGAACGTTGTAAACTGGGACGAAGTTAGCAAGCGCTACGAAGCTGCTCGCTAA
- a CDS encoding carboxymuconolactone decarboxylase family protein: MKMNPRMEYRKANPQAFQAMLQMEKHVRSSGLDHSLLELVKIRASQINGCAYCLDMHTQEARQKGESEQRLYLLNAWREAAVYTEAERAALTLTEAVTLISKEGVPENVFQNVQKHFSDAEIVSLLMAINTINSWNRLAIATGMSAPAELPPAL; the protein is encoded by the coding sequence ATGAAGATGAATCCGAGAATGGAATATCGAAAAGCAAACCCGCAAGCCTTCCAGGCCATGCTTCAGATGGAGAAGCATGTGCGCAGCAGCGGTTTGGATCACTCGCTGCTGGAGCTGGTGAAAATAAGGGCGTCCCAGATAAACGGATGCGCCTACTGCCTGGATATGCATACCCAGGAAGCGCGGCAAAAGGGAGAGAGCGAGCAACGCCTCTACCTGCTCAACGCCTGGAGAGAAGCGGCCGTTTATACAGAGGCCGAAAGAGCGGCGCTAACATTGACGGAAGCCGTTACGCTGATTTCCAAAGAGGGTGTCCCGGAAAACGTATTTCAAAATGTACAAAAGCATTTTAGCGATGCAGAAATCGTCTCTCTTTTGATGGCGATCAATACCATCAATTCCTGGAACCGCCTGGCGATTGCGACTGGAATGAGTGCGCCTGCTGAGCTGCCCCCAGCTCTGTAA
- a CDS encoding pyridoxamine 5'-phosphate oxidase family protein, with protein sequence MFPIRYSKRTITDQEQIDAFLKQARVGHLGLTDGNEPYVVPLNFSWLNGCLYFHGADSGRKIELIDKNNRVCFSVTDEYGTIADPVPAMTDTAYMSAMLFGRVERVQEPEEMRDALQAMLDKYVPGYYPEPLSLQHVIKYRSSMGSAAAVFRIKPESITAKGNPPSETHSFYPGRTQQMDV encoded by the coding sequence ATGTTTCCTATTCGCTATTCAAAACGAACCATCACGGATCAGGAGCAGATCGATGCTTTTCTAAAACAGGCCAGAGTAGGCCATCTCGGTTTGACTGACGGCAACGAGCCTTACGTGGTCCCGCTCAACTTTAGTTGGCTGAATGGCTGTCTCTATTTTCATGGTGCCGATTCCGGCCGAAAGATAGAGTTGATCGACAAGAATAACCGCGTCTGTTTCAGCGTCACTGACGAGTACGGGACGATCGCTGATCCTGTCCCGGCGATGACAGACACTGCCTATATGAGCGCCATGCTGTTTGGCCGTGTGGAACGGGTGCAAGAGCCAGAGGAGATGCGTGATGCTCTGCAGGCTATGCTGGACAAATACGTGCCCGGTTATTATCCGGAGCCGCTTTCCCTGCAGCATGTGATCAAATACCGTTCCTCGATGGGCAGTGCCGCTGCCGTCTTTCGGATCAAGCCGGAATCCATCACAGCAAAAGGAAATCCGCCGTCGGAAACGCACAGCTTCTATCCTGGGCGGACGCAGCAGATGGATGTGTGA
- a CDS encoding N-acetylmuramoyl-L-alanine amidase family protein: MPPLLILDPGHGGIDPGGGSNSFFTEKDKNLQISLYQFNRFQSLNIPVAITRTADTTLSSEERASRVRNSGARYCISNHINVGGGRGSEVIYSIFGSAAFPRLIQDDLEAAGMPNRRIFTRTLPDNPRKDYYFMHRETGSVETVIVEYGFADNPLDADILHRNWHQLAEAVVMAFCAYTGHPYKQPAPPNPSNGSGTGMPDGGTNIPAWKQEAIDWLFQEGLLTNEDWRHQPDTPLPLWAEAVILKRLYEKLRNPQ, encoded by the coding sequence ATGCCCCCCCTTTTGATTCTGGACCCGGGACATGGCGGGATCGATCCCGGCGGCGGTTCCAACTCGTTTTTTACCGAAAAGGATAAAAATCTGCAAATCTCCCTCTATCAGTTCAATCGATTTCAATCACTCAATATTCCGGTTGCTATCACACGTACCGCTGACACGACCCTGTCCAGTGAGGAACGCGCGTCACGCGTGCGTAACAGCGGTGCCCGCTATTGCATATCCAATCACATCAATGTCGGCGGCGGCCGCGGCTCCGAGGTGATCTACTCGATCTTCGGGTCAGCTGCCTTTCCGCGGTTGATCCAGGATGATCTGGAGGCTGCCGGAATGCCCAATCGCCGCATTTTTACCCGCACGCTCCCTGACAATCCGCGGAAAGATTACTACTTCATGCATCGGGAAACGGGAAGCGTCGAAACGGTGATCGTCGAGTACGGCTTTGCTGACAATCCCCTGGATGCGGATATTTTGCATCGGAACTGGCACCAGCTGGCGGAAGCCGTGGTAATGGCTTTTTGTGCGTACACGGGCCATCCGTACAAACAACCGGCCCCGCCTAATCCGAGTAATGGAAGTGGAACGGGTATGCCCGATGGAGGAACGAATATCCCGGCCTGGAAGCAAGAAGCGATTGATTGGCTCTTTCAAGAAGGGCTGCTCACCAATGAAGATTGGCGCCATCAACCAGATACACCGCTTCCCCTCTGGGCGGAAGCCGTCATCCTGAAGCGGCTTTACGAAAAACTGCGAAATCCTCAGTAA
- a CDS encoding hybrid sensor histidine kinase/response regulator: MANVTGMTSIKNQHILKKIAVFLLFLSVLLGLRWFWQTTFATPEHPAVRQGVLDMRGWNFERSSSIPLNGEWEFYPEALLSHQDLKQSSGIQPNYVHVPGDWRSALSNGSDSSYGYGTYRLRILVDQPLDQPYGFWIQQITASSSLEINGQVESSIGLPAEKAESYQPRAVSYTATYIAGNAEEIELLVRAANFEHPLNGGIVKAIRFGTQAAIDNERWYSIGYQLATFLILLLHALYAVLMYLFNRKQKTFLMYFFMLVFAGLSIVSDHDSLLLLWFPMGYASALKVKLLSYMLFSFFIMLLAREFSHRSISSKLFTVYLYTLGLYTAILLFAPVSLIYYTFEAKVFALLHLFPIAWATYLIGAMYIRNQPDSVFLLFAATSIVSAVVWGLLNYNLEITSVYYPIDIILSIVGFSAYGFKQYFRKAQENSILNEQLRKSDKMKDLFLANTSHELRTPLHAIINIAQSVALNEKQSLDDKSRQDMELLVTIGRQMSHMLNDLLDVVRLQNNLIQLQKEPLLMQSVAAGVISMLQLIVDNKSIEVKLEIAESMPPVLADEKRLIQILFNLLHNAFKFTEEGSVTLSATVHNGQAVIAVSDTGVGMDEGTQARIFLPYEQGEHGINEGSGIGLGLSICKQLVELHGSELTVRSESGKGSEFRFSLPLVDEASFRPEKIPLLQQMDGKKEAAVSLSVSDVFTSAWPILQSQLPSLHDGKVNILAVDDDPVNLKVLISILTAEPYNIRTATSAREALELLSTQRWDLLITDVMMPHMSGYELTRKVREHFSISELPVLLLTARNQPEDIYTGFLAGANDYVAKPVDALELKSRIWSLTTLKQSVTERLRLEAAYLQAQIHPHFLFNALNSIMALGDFDTEKMRMLGDAFTSYLRISFDFLNAGELISLSHELELIQAYLYIEKERFEERLSVNWEVEPGIDLLLPPLTIQPLIENAVRHGVLSQIKGGTVHLRISRQGNSTFFEVRDDGIGMEEEKVRSLLDLTMKNKQGIGLSNTNRRLTQMYGKGLSICSKPGEGTSVSFVIPDAAQRRSKLDEKPPRI, encoded by the coding sequence TTGGCAAATGTAACAGGTATGACGAGCATAAAGAATCAACACATCTTAAAAAAAATAGCCGTCTTTCTATTGTTTCTCTCGGTTCTCTTGGGACTTCGCTGGTTTTGGCAGACTACGTTCGCAACGCCGGAACACCCTGCTGTCAGGCAAGGTGTGCTTGACATGCGCGGCTGGAACTTTGAGCGCTCCTCTTCGATTCCTTTAAATGGCGAGTGGGAGTTTTACCCCGAAGCACTTCTTTCCCATCAAGACCTAAAGCAGTCGTCCGGGATTCAACCGAACTATGTCCACGTTCCCGGGGATTGGCGCTCTGCCTTGTCGAATGGCTCGGACTCATCCTATGGCTACGGAACGTATCGCCTTCGCATACTGGTGGACCAACCGCTCGATCAGCCGTATGGGTTCTGGATTCAGCAGATTACGGCTTCGTCCAGTTTGGAGATCAATGGTCAGGTAGAGTCGTCGATCGGACTGCCCGCAGAGAAAGCCGAATCCTACCAGCCGCGAGCCGTCTCCTATACCGCCACCTACATCGCCGGAAACGCGGAGGAAATCGAGCTGCTGGTGCGCGCAGCCAACTTTGAGCATCCGCTGAACGGCGGGATTGTCAAAGCCATCCGCTTTGGAACACAGGCCGCCATCGACAACGAACGCTGGTACTCGATTGGCTACCAGCTTGCGACTTTTCTGATTTTGCTGCTCCATGCACTGTACGCCGTACTTATGTATCTGTTCAATCGAAAACAAAAGACATTTCTGATGTACTTTTTCATGCTGGTCTTTGCCGGGCTGTCGATTGTCTCGGATCATGACAGCCTGTTATTGCTTTGGTTTCCGATGGGATATGCCTCGGCATTAAAAGTGAAGCTGCTCTCTTACATGTTGTTCTCTTTCTTCATCATGCTGCTGGCAAGAGAGTTTTCACATCGTTCCATAAGCTCCAAACTGTTTACCGTGTATCTTTATACCCTTGGTCTGTACACGGCTATCCTTTTGTTTGCACCGGTCTCGTTGATTTATTACACGTTTGAAGCAAAAGTGTTCGCGTTGCTCCATTTGTTTCCGATCGCCTGGGCTACCTATCTGATCGGTGCGATGTATATTCGAAATCAGCCCGACTCCGTGTTTTTGCTATTTGCCGCGACGAGCATCGTTTCCGCCGTCGTGTGGGGTTTGCTCAATTACAACTTAGAGATTACGAGTGTCTACTACCCGATTGATATTATTCTGTCGATCGTCGGTTTTTCTGCATACGGTTTTAAACAGTACTTCCGAAAAGCCCAGGAAAACTCTATCTTGAATGAGCAGTTGAGAAAGTCCGATAAAATGAAGGATCTGTTTCTTGCCAATACTTCACACGAGCTGCGGACACCGCTGCACGCGATTATCAACATCGCCCAGTCTGTGGCCCTCAACGAGAAGCAATCGTTGGACGATAAAAGTCGTCAGGATATGGAGCTGCTTGTCACGATCGGCCGCCAAATGTCCCATATGCTGAATGATTTGCTGGATGTCGTGCGGCTGCAAAACAACCTGATTCAGCTTCAGAAGGAGCCTTTGCTGATGCAATCGGTCGCTGCGGGAGTGATCAGCATGCTCCAGCTTATCGTTGACAACAAATCTATCGAAGTAAAGCTGGAGATTGCCGAATCCATGCCTCCTGTCCTGGCGGATGAAAAAAGACTGATCCAGATCTTGTTTAATCTGCTGCATAACGCGTTTAAATTTACCGAAGAGGGCAGCGTAACCCTGTCAGCCACCGTTCACAACGGTCAAGCGGTTATCGCTGTCTCCGATACTGGCGTAGGCATGGATGAAGGAACGCAGGCTCGCATCTTTCTGCCCTATGAACAGGGGGAGCACGGGATAAACGAGGGCTCTGGTATCGGCCTTGGCTTAAGCATTTGCAAGCAGTTGGTGGAGCTGCATGGCAGTGAGCTGACTGTCCGTTCCGAATCGGGCAAGGGCTCCGAGTTCCGTTTTTCACTTCCGTTGGTTGACGAGGCAAGCTTCCGGCCTGAGAAAATACCACTTCTTCAGCAAATGGATGGCAAAAAGGAAGCCGCGGTCAGTTTAAGCGTTTCGGATGTCTTTACAAGCGCCTGGCCAATCCTGCAATCCCAGCTTCCGTCCCTTCACGACGGGAAAGTGAACATTTTGGCTGTCGATGACGACCCTGTCAACCTGAAGGTGCTGATCAGCATCCTCACGGCGGAGCCGTACAATATCCGAACGGCCACCTCCGCCCGGGAAGCGCTGGAATTGCTCAGTACGCAGCGATGGGATTTGCTGATTACCGATGTCATGATGCCGCATATGTCCGGCTACGAGCTTACGCGGAAGGTCAGAGAACATTTTTCGATCTCCGAGCTGCCGGTCTTGCTGTTGACAGCGCGCAACCAACCGGAGGATATCTACACAGGATTTTTGGCCGGAGCCAATGATTATGTAGCCAAACCTGTTGACGCTCTCGAATTGAAATCCCGAATCTGGTCCCTGACGACCTTAAAACAATCGGTCACCGAACGTTTGCGCTTGGAGGCAGCTTATCTGCAGGCGCAGATCCATCCTCACTTCTTGTTTAACGCGCTGAATTCGATCATGGCACTCGGTGATTTTGATACAGAAAAGATGCGCATGCTCGGCGATGCCTTTACCTCCTATTTACGTATCAGTTTTGATTTTCTGAATGCAGGAGAACTGATTTCGCTCTCACACGAGCTTGAGCTGATCCAGGCCTATCTGTACATCGAAAAAGAGCGCTTCGAGGAAAGATTGTCCGTCAATTGGGAGGTTGAACCGGGGATTGATTTGCTCCTCCCTCCGCTGACGATCCAGCCGCTGATCGAAAATGCCGTCAGACACGGAGTCCTCAGCCAAATCAAAGGCGGTACGGTGCACCTTCGCATTTCCCGTCAGGGCAATTCCACGTTTTTTGAGGTAAGGGATGACGGCATCGGAATGGAGGAAGAAAAGGTTCGAAGTCTGCTCGATCTGACCATGAAGAACAAGCAGGGCATCGGCCTGTCCAATACGAACAGGCGGCTGACGCAGATGTACGGAAAAGGATTGTCCATTTGCAGTAAGCCAGGCGAGGGCACAAGCGTCTCTTTTGTAATCCCGGACGCTGCCCAGAGAAGATCGAAGCTCGATGAAAAGCCACCGAGAATATAA
- a CDS encoding metal-dependent hydrolase, with amino-acid sequence MDTATHFVMGFGLAGLAHLDPVVASTPGLAEAVMVGTVIGSQAPDLDGFTRVRGSASYIRNHRGASHSIPALAIWTAGVFVLVQAISPQAHWFHLLGWIFAAVCLHVFVDLFNAYGTKGLYPFRNEWIAWNVIFIFDPFIFALHVTGLMLWGAGADPGRVFLWVYLLLIPYYFWRWQVHKRTTEMVRRSIGKAGTYTVVPTLSWNQWTFVVKTDQHWYVGEVHGGEVSILDVFSIKPETELIATAKTDHKVQSFLSFTRYAHAEAKEQPFGYEVRWFDLRYRARFPGKSHYMFVAVVYLDKELNIRDSFVGWIHRGEEQLAKKLDPEKEIQIG; translated from the coding sequence ATGGATACAGCGACACATTTTGTCATGGGCTTCGGTTTGGCGGGGCTCGCCCATCTCGACCCTGTGGTAGCCTCTACCCCCGGATTGGCAGAGGCAGTCATGGTCGGAACCGTTATTGGTTCACAAGCGCCTGACCTGGACGGATTCACTCGGGTTCGGGGAAGCGCTTCGTATATTCGCAATCATCGCGGGGCTTCTCACTCCATTCCGGCACTGGCTATCTGGACGGCGGGCGTCTTCGTATTGGTGCAGGCCATCTCACCGCAAGCCCACTGGTTCCATTTGCTCGGCTGGATTTTTGCCGCAGTCTGCCTCCACGTCTTTGTCGATCTGTTTAACGCTTACGGCACTAAAGGTTTGTATCCGTTCCGCAACGAGTGGATCGCCTGGAATGTCATTTTTATTTTCGACCCGTTTATCTTTGCGTTGCATGTAACCGGCCTGATGCTGTGGGGAGCAGGCGCTGATCCGGGACGGGTCTTCCTATGGGTGTACCTGTTATTGATCCCGTATTACTTCTGGCGCTGGCAGGTGCACAAGCGAACGACTGAGATGGTCCGCCGATCGATTGGAAAAGCCGGCACTTATACAGTGGTTCCGACCCTTTCCTGGAACCAGTGGACCTTTGTCGTGAAGACCGACCAGCACTGGTATGTCGGGGAGGTTCATGGCGGAGAGGTCAGTATCCTCGACGTATTCTCGATCAAACCGGAGACCGAGCTGATTGCCACTGCGAAGACCGATCACAAGGTGCAGTCCTTCCTGTCGTTCACCCGTTATGCTCATGCAGAGGCCAAAGAGCAGCCGTTCGGCTATGAGGTCAGATGGTTCGATCTGCGTTATCGCGCGCGCTTTCCTGGCAAGAGCCACTACATGTTTGTCGCGGTCGTTTACCTGGATAAAGAGCTGAACATCCGTGACTCGTTTGTCGGCTGGATTCACCGCGGCGAAGAGCAGCTAGCCAAAAAGCTTGATCCGGAAAAAGAAATTCAGATCGGCTAA
- a CDS encoding YneF family protein — protein MAWYNWVIPIVTLLVGLAGGFFGGTYYLRKQVENMQMDDKQIQAMARSMGMNLNQKQLKQMSRNMKNMKMPKKFGK, from the coding sequence ATGGCTTGGTACAACTGGGTAATCCCGATCGTAACACTGCTGGTCGGCCTTGCTGGAGGTTTCTTCGGAGGCACCTATTATCTGCGCAAGCAAGTGGAAAACATGCAGATGGATGACAAACAAATACAAGCAATGGCTCGTTCCATGGGGATGAACCTGAATCAAAAACAATTGAAGCAAATGAGCCGCAACATGAAGAATATGAAGATGCCGAAAAAATTTGGAAAGTAA
- a CDS encoding metallophosphoesterase — translation MRHKPRTRAKVMIVDQGVDIVGDVHACYDEFTELLQRLGYQRSHDGTYRHPGGRKLLSLGDITSRGPHSLKMLQFFIRHVAAGLAEMVDSNHGWKIARWLDGRPVMLGHGDEKVADEFQQFAQEYGTKRASHLKEQSRRLLFSSPSHMMLYYRDSLSVVAVHAGIRDDYIGKETPSIQSYCRYGDVAGTGVDGRPIRRDWAAERVKTEPLIVWGHDPRPQPERKNGTLNIDQGCVFGGMLTAYRFPEDELVSVPARENYSGMAETPLTRYRTENR, via the coding sequence ATGAGGCATAAACCGCGTACACGCGCCAAGGTCATGATCGTTGACCAGGGGGTGGACATTGTCGGAGATGTTCACGCTTGCTACGACGAGTTTACAGAACTCTTGCAGCGCCTCGGGTATCAGCGTTCTCATGACGGAACCTACCGCCATCCCGGGGGGCGAAAGCTCCTTTCCCTCGGAGACATTACCAGCCGCGGTCCACACTCGCTCAAAATGCTGCAATTTTTCATCCGGCATGTAGCAGCAGGTCTCGCCGAAATGGTCGACAGCAACCACGGATGGAAAATTGCCCGGTGGCTGGATGGACGACCCGTGATGCTGGGACACGGTGATGAAAAAGTGGCAGACGAATTTCAGCAATTCGCCCAGGAATACGGCACCAAGCGGGCCAGTCATTTGAAAGAACAGAGCAGAAGACTGTTGTTTTCCTCTCCTTCGCACATGATGCTCTACTACCGTGACAGTCTGTCCGTAGTGGCTGTGCACGCCGGGATTCGAGATGATTACATCGGAAAGGAAACGCCCTCCATCCAAAGCTATTGTCGCTACGGTGATGTGGCAGGGACAGGTGTGGACGGCAGGCCGATCCGCAGGGATTGGGCGGCGGAGAGAGTTAAAACAGAACCGCTGATCGTCTGGGGGCATGACCCTCGTCCACAACCCGAACGAAAAAACGGTACGCTCAACATCGACCAGGGATGTGTCTTTGGCGGGATGCTGACCGCCTATCGCTTCCCGGAGGATGAGCTGGTGAGCGTACCTGCGCGTGAGAACTACTCAGGGATGGCGGAAACGCCGTTGACGCGGTATCGAACAGAAAATAGGTAG
- a CDS encoding dioxygenase family protein: MTMPSLFLAHGAPLLAIESNAYTQALRQLAEELPRPKAILIFSAHWESAVQAVGTTEYQSTIHDFGGFPQELYEIQYPAKGDPGLAAETIRLMADAGISAKAEPVRGLDHGAWVVLRLMYPKADIPVVSLSVNPLLPPAKQYEIGKALQPLRDRDILIIGSGGTVHNFSYINMRSNTGAGDAWAVQFEEWLKEKIEAWDTESVFSYETLAPHARQAVPAHGQEHFVPLLYAMGAADEARVAARTHISFRYGSLSHVIWQFGKN, from the coding sequence ATGACCATGCCATCGCTTTTTCTCGCTCACGGTGCACCCCTGCTTGCAATCGAGAGCAATGCGTATACACAAGCACTTCGTCAACTGGCCGAAGAGCTCCCCAGGCCAAAAGCGATCCTGATATTTTCCGCTCACTGGGAAAGTGCAGTTCAGGCTGTCGGTACGACGGAATATCAGTCAACCATCCATGATTTTGGAGGATTCCCTCAGGAGCTGTATGAAATCCAATACCCGGCAAAAGGCGATCCCGGGCTCGCAGCGGAGACAATCAGGCTCATGGCAGATGCGGGGATATCTGCAAAAGCCGAGCCAGTTCGGGGACTTGATCACGGTGCCTGGGTGGTTCTGCGCCTGATGTACCCGAAAGCGGATATCCCGGTGGTCTCACTCTCGGTCAATCCGCTGCTGCCTCCGGCAAAGCAGTACGAGATTGGGAAGGCGCTTCAGCCTCTGCGCGACCGGGATATTTTGATTATCGGCAGCGGGGGCACGGTGCACAACTTCTCCTATATAAACATGCGCTCCAACACGGGAGCGGGAGATGCCTGGGCGGTTCAGTTTGAAGAGTGGCTGAAAGAAAAAATCGAGGCTTGGGATACAGAATCCGTGTTTTCCTATGAAACACTTGCTCCCCACGCACGACAAGCAGTGCCGGCTCATGGTCAGGAGCATTTCGTCCCTCTTCTCTACGCGATGGGAGCGGCGGACGAGGCGAGGGTGGCTGCGCGGACCCATATCAGCTTCCGTTATGGCAGTCTGAGCCACGTCATTTGGCAATTTGGCAAAAATTGA
- a CDS encoding response regulator, whose protein sequence is MIRVLLVDDHEMVRMGLAAYLSTEDDIEVVAEASSGEEGVRLAEELGPDVVLMDLVMEGIGGVEATKRIRDKQLSCKVIVLTSFIDDEKVYPVIEAGAFSYLLKTSRASEIARAIRAAAAGEPVLESRVAGKIMARFRHGQEAQPHEQLTPRELEVLKLIGQGKSNQEIADELIIGIKTVKTHVSNILAKLGVEDRTQAAIYVHTHHLE, encoded by the coding sequence ATGATACGTGTGTTGCTGGTGGACGATCACGAAATGGTGCGGATGGGCTTGGCCGCCTATTTGTCAACGGAAGACGACATCGAGGTGGTGGCTGAGGCCTCGAGCGGTGAAGAAGGCGTGCGTCTGGCGGAGGAGCTTGGGCCGGATGTGGTTTTGATGGACCTGGTCATGGAGGGCATTGGCGGCGTAGAGGCGACCAAAAGAATCCGTGACAAGCAGCTATCCTGCAAGGTCATCGTACTGACCAGTTTTATCGATGACGAGAAGGTATATCCCGTGATTGAGGCAGGGGCTTTCAGCTATTTGCTGAAAACCTCACGCGCTTCGGAAATTGCCCGTGCTATTCGTGCGGCGGCTGCTGGTGAACCGGTACTGGAATCACGCGTCGCGGGTAAAATCATGGCCCGTTTCCGGCATGGGCAGGAAGCGCAGCCGCATGAACAGTTGACACCGCGTGAACTGGAAGTGCTGAAGCTGATCGGGCAAGGGAAGTCCAATCAGGAGATCGCAGATGAATTGATCATCGGCATCAAAACCGTCAAGACCCATGTCAGCAATATCCTGGCCAAGCTGGGGGTCGAGGATCGAACACAGGCAGCGATTTACGTGCATACACATCATCTGGAATAA
- a CDS encoding TSUP family transporter, with protein sequence MELDLSTILFLAFFGFIAAFIDSTVGGGGLISLPALLGLGIPPYLALGTNKLAGTISSATSSVTFIRMGKFDKKLMAILFPVSLVGAYFGAKTVLFIPQEFLKVLVIIMMAVIFIYTLLNKRFGENTSFKGYTKFTLGLGIPITFLIGFYDGFFGPGTGSFFVFLMVLLFGYDFVIAAGNGRILNLASNIAALTVFLLEGKVIFITGLTMGIAMLLGATLGARVAIKTGVRYVRPLFLLVSITLITKMVYELFFSL encoded by the coding sequence ATGGAACTAGACCTTTCAACCATTCTCTTCCTCGCTTTTTTTGGGTTTATTGCTGCCTTTATTGACAGTACCGTAGGGGGCGGCGGCTTGATCTCCCTCCCTGCCTTGCTCGGACTGGGCATTCCGCCCTACCTGGCGCTGGGCACGAACAAACTGGCGGGAACCATCTCGTCCGCGACCAGCTCTGTTACCTTCATTCGTATGGGCAAGTTCGACAAAAAGCTGATGGCGATCTTGTTTCCCGTTTCGCTGGTCGGCGCTTATTTCGGAGCGAAGACCGTTCTGTTCATCCCCCAGGAATTTCTCAAGGTATTGGTGATCATCATGATGGCGGTCATCTTTATCTATACCTTGCTCAACAAACGATTCGGTGAGAATACCAGCTTTAAGGGCTACACCAAGTTCACACTCGGCCTGGGTATTCCCATCACCTTTCTGATCGGCTTTTATGACGGTTTCTTTGGTCCCGGTACCGGTTCGTTTTTCGTCTTTCTGATGGTCCTCTTGTTCGGCTATGATTTCGTCATCGCGGCCGGCAATGGGCGGATTTTGAATCTGGCCAGCAATATTGCCGCTTTGACCGTCTTTTTGCTGGAAGGCAAGGTGATTTTCATCACAGGTCTGACGATGGGGATCGCCATGCTGCTCGGCGCTACCCTGGGTGCACGCGTGGCTATCAAAACAGGGGTACGTTATGTTCGTCCGCTGTTTTTGCTGGTGTCGATTACCCTGATTACCAAGATGGTGTATGAACTGTTTTTTTCACTCTAA